The sequence below is a genomic window from Blastopirellula retiformator.
GCGGCGGCAGCGCTCCGATGGCGCCGCAATCGCTGGCGCAAACCCGTGGTCGCAACTGGGCGCTACCGGGTCAGTCGGCTCGGGCGACCGGGATCACGCGTCCGATCCATGTCGTCGTAACGGCCGACAAGATCGTGCTGGTTCCTGAAAAGGGAAGCAACAAGCGGCCCCAGGTCGTGCCGCTGCAAACCGACGTCCGTGGTGGGATCGACGAGTTCGTCTCCCAAGTCTGGACGCGGATCGAAGACTGGGGAATCGCCGGTCGCGGCATCTACTGGAAACCGACCTTGAAGGTCGACGTTCAGCCAGGCGCCGACCGAAACTTTGCCGAACTGTCAGCCCTGCTCAACGGCAGCGGCCTGGAGGTAGCACGCAACCAATGAGACGTCCCGTTCGACCACGCGATTCATCCGAACCGTCGCTCGACTCGTTCCTCGACGTCGTGACCAACCTGGTAGGCATTTTGATCATCCTGATCATGGTCATCAGCATCACGGCGCAAGAGGCGGTGACCGACGCCAAGGCGGCGCCGGCGCCATCGCCCGCTTCGCCGAGCATGCCTATCGAGTCGGTCATCGAGCCGGAAGAAGAAACCGGTTCGCTCGAAGAGGCGCTCGCCCTGAAGGCGGAGCTTGACCAGATCACGCACCAGCGAACCGCCGTCCGCGCCGAACTCGAACAAAAGTTCGAGGACCGCAACAAGCTGCAGTTCGTCCTGACCGCCGCCAACACGGCGATCGACCAGCGCCGCGAAGAACTGGGCGCGACGCAACAAGATGATTTCAATCGCAATCGAGAGCTGCTCGCCGAAAAGGCGAAGCTCAACGAGGTCTACACGACGCTTGAGAGCCTGGAAAACTTCCAGCCCGAATCGGTCGTGCTGAAACACTATCCGACGCCGATGGCGAAAACCGTGTTCGGTCGTGAAGAGCACTTCCGTCTACTGAACGGGAAGATCGCCTTTGTGCCGCTCAACTCGCTGGTCGAACAACTGAAGACTGACGCCGAACACAACGCAATGCAGCTTCGCGAGACCGACTCGGTCACGCGCACCGTCGGTCCGATCAGCGGCTTCTATTGCCGCTACACGCTGAATCGCAACGCCTACACCGTCGACACCAAAATGGGCGCCGCCCGCCGCGAAGTGGTCGAGCTGGACCACTTTGTGCTGGTTCCCGTTTCCGAACAACTGGGCGAACCGTTTGAACAAGCGATGAAGCCGAACTCCGACTTCATGCAGCGTCTGGCCGCTTGCGATCCGCAGCGCACCACCATCACCTTGTGGGCCTATCCCGACAGCTTTGAAGAGTTCCGCCAGCTGAAGCTGATGCTGGTCGAACGCGGCTTTGCGACCGCCGGTCGTCCGCTGCCGGCCGACTATCCGATTGGGGGCTCGCCCCAAGGTTCTCGCTCTTCGGCGGAATAGCCGCCGCAGAAGCAATTAAGGATTAACAACCCTTAATAATGTTTTTACGGAGCCCGAATTGACGATTCACGGGACCACGTATACCGTTACGGAAGTCCAACTGATTCGCAACTTTCGGGATGCTCCGCCATGGATAAGCCAGCTGATAACATCTTTTCGCATGCTGTCGCCCGCCTGGATAAGGCCTTCCAGCACGCCGACATCGACCAGGAGGCGGTCGAGCGTTTAAAGCACCCGAAGCAGGTGTTGGAAGTGACCATCCCGGTGCGAATGGATGATGGGACGCTCCGCATCTTTACTGGCTATCGCGTCCGCCACGACGCCACCCGCGGCCCGACCAAGGGAGGCATTCGTTTTCACCCCAATGTCGACCTGGCCGAGGTCAAAGCGCTCGCCTTTTGGATGACCTTCAAGTGTGCGGTCGCCAATCTTCCGTACGGAGGAGGGAAGGGGGGCGTCATCGTCGATCCGAAGGAACTGTCTCGGCTAGAGCTGGAGCGGCTCTCGCGCGGCTACATCGAACGGCTCGCCGACTTTATCGGTCCCGAAGTCGACGTTCCCGCCCCTGACGTCTACACCAATGCAATGATCATGGGCTGGATGATGGACGAATACTCCAAGATCCGTCGCCAGCACACGCCGGCCGTGATCACCGGCAAACCGATTCCGCTCGGCGGCAGTCTAGGACGCGACGACGCCACCGGTCGCGGCGCCTACTACTGCATCAAAGAGCTCGAATCGAAACAGGGCTGGAATCCCGAAGACAAAACCGTCGCCGTGCAAGGTTTTGGCAACGCCGGCCAGGCGGTCGCCAAGTTGCTGCACGCTGACGGCTACAACATCGTTGCGGTCAGCGATTCGCGCGGCGGGATCTACAAAAAGAGTGGGTTCGACATTCCGAGCCTGGCCCATGTCAAGAACGAATCGCGCCGCCTGCAAGCGGTCTACTGCGAAGGCTCGCTTTGCGAAACGATCGAAGCGGACGCCATCAGCAATGAGGAACTACTGGAACTCGATGTCGATATCTTGATTCCAGCTGCCCTCGAAGATCAAATCACGGGCGAAAACGCTCCGCGAATTCAAGCCGAAGTGATCGTCGAAGCGGCCAACGGCCCCTTAACGGGCGAAGCGGATGAGATCCTCAATGAAAAGGGAGTGCTGGTCGTTCCCGACATCCTGGCCAACGCCGGCGGCGTGACGGTCAGCTATTTTGAGTGGACGCAAAACCGGGCCGGCTACTACTGGCCGCTCGAACTGGTGCAGCAGCGTCTGCACGAAACGATGGCCCGCGAGTTCAACATGGTCTACAACCTAGCCCAGCAAAAGAAGATCGACATGCGAACCGCCGCCTACGTAGTGGGGCTCAACCGGATTGGGGAAGCGATCGCCTCGCAAGGTACGGCCCGGTACTTCACCGCGCAAGAGGACTAGCCGGGCGGGCCAGCAGATTTCGTTGACAAAGCGCACGGATTTGTGTTCGAGTACGTCTGCCGGAAAATTGCCACCGCCAAGTGGCGATTTTTCCGCCCCGGCGGTGAATCTCCGCCGAGTGAAATGATCTTTGGAAATTTGGGGGGACTTATAGACACGCCGGGAAAATGCGCCCGCTGCGGCAAACGCCGGGATCTCACCGCCGAAAAAAAAGAAACGTCGAGTCCACCCGCGCTCAAGAAAAATAGAATCGTCCAGTCCAGTCGGCTACACAGATTGCCTAAGCTGCCAACCGAAGGCAAACGAGAGCTCCCCCACGAAAAAAAGGAGCCGAGCAGTCCACTCCTCGCGCTCGAAAAAACGAAATCGTCCGGTCCAGTCGGTCCACTCGGCGGGCGGTCGACTCCTCGGGCGTTCGCTGTTCACCAATCTGCTAGCAAACTGTCTGCGGCAGCTATTGCGTCAAACTTAAGCTTTTCCTACCATCCGCGCCCGGAAACATCGTTTTTCAGCGCGCGGTGAAGGTCAGGTGATGAAGTTTCGAAGCGAAAACCACGCATTTGCCTACGGCATGCTCCTCTTGGTCGCGACCAGCATTGGTTGCGTGCCGGGGTTGTACACGCATAGCTCAGGCGACACTTCTTTGACCAACATTATGTCAGGTCCGCCTGCCGGTTCGCGCCGTAAACGGCACGTGCTGGAAGGGGAAGAAGAAGTGGTCGCCTCGGCGTCTCGCGATGCGGAGGAAATCTCGGCTCAGCACGAAGCGCTGCCCCCGGACTTTTTGGCCCGCGTGCAAGCGCTCACCTTGCCAGAGTCGGAAAAGTCCGCGATTCGCCGGCAGTTTAACGGCAGTTCGCCGAAAGAGTTGGAGCGGGTGCTCGGCATCCTCGAATCGCAGTTCTCTCCCGCCAAGCCGGTCGAAGAGAAGCAGGAAACCGAGCAGCCGCAAATCGCCGCCAGGCCAGCGCCGACTCCGCAACAATCGGCCGCGTCAAATGACCAATTGGCGGCGCTGCTAGAACAAATGAAACAGCGCGTCGGTCAGGCCCACGGCGACGTACCGCAGCGATTGCCTACCGCCGCAGGCACCTCGGCCGGCAATATGCCGACGGCTGAGCAAGTGGCCGAGTACGCCCGCACCAACAACCCGAATTTCACGCAGTACGAATTCACCCGCCGCGACCAACCGGTTCGCTCGGCGGCGGCGGCCCCCGCTTATCCGGTTCGACAGGTCTCGCATTCGGAACCGCTGCCAACTGCCGACGAAGCGATGCTGCAAGGCGCCCATCCCGATCAAATGATCGATCAGCGGGCCGGCATCGTCAGCAACGTGCCGCCAACCTCGATTCCGCCGACCGCCAGTCAAGCGAAGTCGAACCTGCCCAAGTCGGCGTCTGGCAAGGTGCAACCCCTTTCGCCCGACGAACTGACTGTGATGGAAGCGATTTGGAACCGCGGCCACGTCTCGCTCGAAGACATCTACAACCAACTCAACCAACATGCGATGCCGGCCGCTTCCGCCGATTCGGCCGACGGCGGTCGTTCGAGCGATCGCCCCGCCGCGCCGCCGACGCTGACCTACGACGAACTGCAATCGCTGATCTTCGACCTGGAAGATGCCGGCTGGGTCGCCCATCGCCGTGACGACAAGCGAATCCTCTATTGGTCGGAGCGAGACCGACCGGCTGGGACTTCGCAAGACTGGGACGGCGCCCTACGCAATGCGATCGCCGCCATGGAACAATCGCTGCGGGGCTCGCAGTTGAGCGCCGCCGAGCGCCAAACGAAAGAGATCCACCTGCGGATGCTCTACCTGATCGCCGAGCGCAAAGGGGAAGCGATGCAGAAGATCGAGGCGCTGCCGCCCGCCGAACAAGAGTTCTGGTCGAACCTGCTGTTCGCCGCCAGCGACTTCGCCCACAACGAAGAGATCCCGGTTGATCGCCGCAGTCTGCTCGCGCTCCGTTCGCTTCAGCAGGCGACCGCCAATCTGAGCGAGCTTTGCCCGCTCGATCTGCGGAACGTCACCTTCGTCCGCAACGTGAAAGGTTTTGGCGACTTCACCCCGTTTGAAAAGACGACGTTCACCGCCGGCGAAGAGCTGCTGGTTTACCTGGAGATCGAAAACCTGACCAGCAAAGAAGTCGACGGCCAGTTTGAGTCGACCTGGGGCGCTAGTTACGAGATCTTCAACGATACCGGTCGCCGCATCGACGTGCGGACTTTCCCCGAGTACAAAGATCGTTGCGCCAATCGTCGCCGCGACTTGTCGTTCACGTATCGGCTATATCTGCCCGAGAGCATTCCGCCCGGCCGTTATCGCTTGGAACTGACGGTCCGCGACAAAGAGACCGACAAGTTCGGCCAGGCGTCGCTCGACTTCGAGATCCAGGCCCAATAGAAGGGACGCATGACGACCGCTCCGTACGACGTACTGATCCTTGGCGCCGGCGGAGTCGGCAGTTCGGCTCTCTATCAGTTGGCCCAGCGGGGCGTCCGCGTGGCGGCGATCGATCGCTTTCAGCCGCCGCACATCCATGGCAGCTCGCACGGCGAAACCCGGATCATTCGCCAGGCCTACTTCGAGCATCCCAGCTATGTGCCGCTTCTGCAGCGCAGTTACGAGTTGTGGCGAGAACTAGAAGCGGCCTCCGATCGCTCGCTCTACCATGAGACTGGCCTTCTCGAAATCGGCCCTGCCGATGGCGTCGTCTTGCCAGGCGTGGTGCGCGCCGCCGAGCAATTCCAGCTGGAGATTGACCGCCTGACTCCGGCCGAAGCGGCGGGGCAGTTTCCGCAGTTCGTCTTTCCGGTCGATCACTGGATTGTCTTCGAACGTCGCGCCGGCTATTTGCTGGTCGAGGACTGCGTCTCCACGTTTCTCGACCTGGCGCAACAGCATGGCGCCGATCTGATCGCCGACACCGAGGTCTTCGCTTGGCGTCGCGACGGCAATGGATTTTGCGTCTCGACTTCTCGCGGCGAGTACCGTACGGCCAAGCTGATTTTGGCAGGCGGCGCCGGCGCGACGCAGCTTTGCGCGGAGCTAAAGGTTCCGCTCCGAATCCTGCGCAAGCATCTGCACTGGTACGCGATTGACGACGCACGACTACGTGAGAGCGACGGTTGCCCTTGCTACTTCTTCGAGTCGGCCGGCTCCTACTTTTATGGCTTTCCCGAGATCGTCGCCGGCGGCGGATTGAAAGGCGCCGAGCATAGCGGCGGGGACGAGCTGAAGTCCCCCTGGGACTACGATCATGCAGCCGACGAAATCGATCAGCAGCGAATCGAAGCGTTTTTTGGACGGTCGATCCCCGGCGTCTCCCGCAAGTCGCTCCGTCATGAGACCTGCCTGTACACGGTGACGCCTGACGAGAACTTTCTGCTCGGTCTCTGGCCCGGCGAAGATCGCGTGGCGGTGGCGGCGGGGCTGTCTGGGCATGGCTTTAAGTTTGCGGCGGTGCTGGGAGAAGCGCTCGCCGATCTGATCGTGACGGGGCAAAGCCTGTTGCCGCTAGAATTTCTGGCGCCGGATCGCTTCGCACGATAATTCCCCGGACAAAAGCGGCTCTATATTCTTCCCCAGATACGCTCGATCGCGACCTATACTTTCGCGCTTGCGTTTGCGCCAAGAATGCGCAATCGCTACTTTCGATTCGATCCGCGTACCTTGTATTGCCTGAACCATGAACGGTCTCCTCGACAACCCGCAAGTCCAGTATTGGCGCAAGACAGTCCTCGAGAAGAAGTGGCTGATCATCGCCCCAATGATCGCCGGCGGACTGTTCGCCATGGTCTTCGCCTTGCTGCAGCCCAAGCTCTGGAGCGCCGCGCAAACGCTGGTCGTCCGTGATGCGGCGATTGGTCAGCTCGACAACCAAGGTCGCTTCAGCACGATCGACGATATGCAGATCGCGCAAGAGACGATCGTCCAGGCGACCCGCAGCACCCCCGTGGTGAAGAAGACGCTGGAAACGGTCGGCCCCACCCGCGCCAGCAGCGACTTCCCCTCGCTCGACGATATTGATACGCTCCGCGATCGCATCGCTATTGCGCCCCCCAATGGCGCCGAGTTCGGCACGACCGAAGTCTTGATTCTGTCGGTCGAAGGAACCAGTCGCGACCGCGCCGCCAAGCTGGCGTCGGTCTTGAGCCAAGAGTTGCAATCGGCCCTGCGGCGGATCCGCAACAGCAAAGCGGCCAGTGTGATCGCGGAACTTCAGCGGGCCGTGGAACTGGCGCAGGGGGACCTGAACGACTCAACCGCCAAGCTGGAAGCGTTCGAGCGAACCGTCGGCAGCGACCTGGGAGAACTCCGCAGCCTGAACGAAACCGCCTCGACCGACGGCAAGCTGCAAGCGACGAATCGTCAGATCACTGACGAGTTGCGCCAAGCCGAGTCGAAACGGGACATGCTCCGTGAGTTGCTGCAACTGCTGGCCGATTCCAAAGACAATCCCAATAAGCTGCTCGCCGCTCCTAATCAACTGCTGTCGGCCCAACCGGCGCTCCAGCGGCTGAAAGACGGCCTGGTCGACGCCCAACTTAACAAGTCAAGACTGCTTGGCCGCATGAACCCCGACCACCCGCAAGTTCGGGCGGCGGTCGCGGCGGAAAAGGAGGTTCGGGAGAACCTGTTGGACGAACTGGCGCACGCGAACATCGCCGTCGACAACGAACTGCGGGTCAACCAGGCGCTGATCGCTTCGCTGACGAAGCAAGAGCAAGAAGTCCTTGGCAAGCTGGGCGGCATCGCCGGCATGCGAGCTCAATACAACAACCTGGCCTCGAACGTGCAGGAACGTCTGCAGAACCTGGCGACCGCGCAAAAGCAACTGAGCGACGCCAAGGCGAACTTGCTGGGCGCCGAATCGACAAGCCTGATCACGCTGGTCGACTCACCGGTGGTTGGCGCCTATCCTGTCGGCCCAGGTCGCAAGCTGATTGTGGCGGCCGGAGTTGCCGGCGGACTGCTCATTGGCGTCGGCCTATTGGTGCTGACTTCGCCTGGTCCGGTGCAATTCGGGCGGCGACTTAGCGACAAGCTGTGGGGGAAACGCGCCAGCGATCATCCCGATGGCCCCGCCGCCATCGTGCAACCTGGCGGCCGCCGCGCAGCCGATCCACCAGCGCCGTCGCCCCAGCCACAAGCGAGTGGGCGCGAACGCCGATCGGGACGGGGACGTCGCGCCAGCGACTATTCGCCGACCGACGGTCCGCCGGAAGGCCAACCCGATCGCCGTGGTGGAGGCGCACCGATTCCGCCGCTGCCCGATACCGGGGCCAGTCCGCCGATGAGCGACAATCCAACTTCGGCGCAATAGCCTGTTAGCTGCCTGTTGAAAAATGCCCTCGTGGCATTTTCCAACCTCGCCAGGCTCAGAGCATCGCTCTTCGCGGCTCGCAAAATAACGACTTACGTCGCTATTTTGGGATCGCATCCCTGCGATCCAGCAGCCCGTTGAGAAAATCAACGGACTGTTAGAGCTGAGCGCCGAACTTGGCGCCAAATAGCCCCGAGGTCAGAAAAGCGACCAAGGCGGCAAAGCTAACCGGCGCCTGCACATGGAACTGCCACAGCGTGGCGACCGAAACGTCGTCGGCAGCCAGATAGAACGCCAAAATCGCCCCAATCGGCGCCGTCAGTACCGCGGTAAGCAACCCATAGGTGACCGCGTTGGTGAGATTAAACTGGGGATCGCCTGTCTTGTCGGGCGTCCGTGCGACCTTGGTGTTCATGAAGTCTTGGCGACTTGCGGTCGCCCCTCGCTAGCAGACGAGATGAGCCACGGTCGATCCATGACCGTTTGTAATACAACGTACGGTCGCAACCTGAGGGCGTTTCACACGCACCGCCAATTTCTTGGAAATTCCCCGTCGGCCCGTTTTCGGCTGCGGCCGATGACGGCAACGCCACTAATACTATTGGCAGATCGCAAGAGAATCGTGCGCACCAAAGATGAAGTTCCAGATTTAGCGGCGATCTGCAGTCGCGTGGCGCGGATCGAGCTCTTCCGAGAAGCCGACGAACAATCGCTCTAGCGCCAATCGCCCACGATCATCGTGAGAGTGCGTCCCTTTCAGCGAGAGGTCAAGCTTCAGCAACTGCTGGAATAATCGCCCGGCCCGGATACTTCCCAGACGCTTCACCCGCTGCTGCGCTTCGTCGAGCGCCTTCGGCCAGTTCGGAAACCCAGCGTCGGCCAGGGCGTTTCGTAGCGACTTCGACTCGCCGTTCCGTTGGGCTCGCTGATAGATTCGGGCCGCCGCCGCATATCGACGCAGCGACCAGGCGATCTGCCCGTACAGCTTTTGCGGCCGCTCTCCCATCGAGAACAGCTTATCCAGGTCTTCCAACACGCTGGCGGTCCGCCCTTCGACCGCCGCGTCGACCAAGTCCCAGATCGCCTTCATCCGCCACCCGCCGACAACGTCGCGGACCAGGTTAGCCGAGACCTTGCCGTTCGGCTCGACATACAGCGATAGTCGCGCCAGATCCTGATCGATCAGTCCCAGTTCTGGACCGATCAGTTCAACCATCATTTCGGCGGCGTCTCGCTCGAGCTTGATCTGGTGCGTCTTCTTCGCCCACTTGATCATCCAGTCGTGCAAGGCCTTGGCGTCGGGGACGCTCCGCTTGCCTGACTTTTTCTCGGGCAGATTGCAGTCGACCTGCAGACCAGTGGCGTCGAGCTTTTTGAACAACTTGGTGCTCTTCGGCCAGTTTTCGACGACCAACACCAGCACACCGCTACGCTTTGGCTTTTCGACGTACTTTTCGAGTTCGGCCCGATAGCGACTGACGAAGTCGTCCGCTCCGTCCAAGATCACCAGCCGGCGACTGCCCCCGCCAAACAGGCTGACCGTGCCGACTTCGTCAATGACATCCCGCCACGCCGCGGTCTTCCCTTCTAGCCGCGCGACCGGCA
It includes:
- the holA gene encoding DNA polymerase III subunit delta, whose amino-acid sequence is MSQTVHCFDYLDDATGEVPGVAVVYGREAILARLALRQIRHVVVGGDEEDVPVARLEGKTAAWRDVIDEVGTVSLFGGGSRRLVILDGADDFVSRYRAELEKYVEKPKRSGVLVLVVENWPKSTKLFKKLDATGLQVDCNLPEKKSGKRSVPDAKALHDWMIKWAKKTHQIKLERDAAEMMVELIGPELGLIDQDLARLSLYVEPNGKVSANLVRDVVGGWRMKAIWDLVDAAVEGRTASVLEDLDKLFSMGERPQKLYGQIAWSLRRYAAAARIYQRAQRNGESKSLRNALADAGFPNWPKALDEAQQRVKRLGSIRAGRLFQQLLKLDLSLKGTHSHDDRGRLALERLFVGFSEELDPRHATADRR
- a CDS encoding Glu/Leu/Phe/Val family dehydrogenase, giving the protein MDKPADNIFSHAVARLDKAFQHADIDQEAVERLKHPKQVLEVTIPVRMDDGTLRIFTGYRVRHDATRGPTKGGIRFHPNVDLAEVKALAFWMTFKCAVANLPYGGGKGGVIVDPKELSRLELERLSRGYIERLADFIGPEVDVPAPDVYTNAMIMGWMMDEYSKIRRQHTPAVITGKPIPLGGSLGRDDATGRGAYYCIKELESKQGWNPEDKTVAVQGFGNAGQAVAKLLHADGYNIVAVSDSRGGIYKKSGFDIPSLAHVKNESRRLQAVYCEGSLCETIEADAISNEELLELDVDILIPAALEDQITGENAPRIQAEVIVEAANGPLTGEADEILNEKGVLVVPDILANAGGVTVSYFEWTQNRAGYYWPLELVQQRLHETMAREFNMVYNLAQQKKIDMRTAAYVVGLNRIGEAIASQGTARYFTAQED
- the solA gene encoding N-methyl-L-tryptophan oxidase, which translates into the protein MTTAPYDVLILGAGGVGSSALYQLAQRGVRVAAIDRFQPPHIHGSSHGETRIIRQAYFEHPSYVPLLQRSYELWRELEAASDRSLYHETGLLEIGPADGVVLPGVVRAAEQFQLEIDRLTPAEAAGQFPQFVFPVDHWIVFERRAGYLLVEDCVSTFLDLAQQHGADLIADTEVFAWRRDGNGFCVSTSRGEYRTAKLILAGGAGATQLCAELKVPLRILRKHLHWYAIDDARLRESDGCPCYFFESAGSYFYGFPEIVAGGGLKGAEHSGGDELKSPWDYDHAADEIDQQRIEAFFGRSIPGVSRKSLRHETCLYTVTPDENFLLGLWPGEDRVAVAAGLSGHGFKFAAVLGEALADLIVTGQSLLPLEFLAPDRFAR
- a CDS encoding GumC family protein, giving the protein MNGLLDNPQVQYWRKTVLEKKWLIIAPMIAGGLFAMVFALLQPKLWSAAQTLVVRDAAIGQLDNQGRFSTIDDMQIAQETIVQATRSTPVVKKTLETVGPTRASSDFPSLDDIDTLRDRIAIAPPNGAEFGTTEVLILSVEGTSRDRAAKLASVLSQELQSALRRIRNSKAASVIAELQRAVELAQGDLNDSTAKLEAFERTVGSDLGELRSLNETASTDGKLQATNRQITDELRQAESKRDMLRELLQLLADSKDNPNKLLAAPNQLLSAQPALQRLKDGLVDAQLNKSRLLGRMNPDHPQVRAAVAAEKEVRENLLDELAHANIAVDNELRVNQALIASLTKQEQEVLGKLGGIAGMRAQYNNLASNVQERLQNLATAQKQLSDAKANLLGAESTSLITLVDSPVVGAYPVGPGRKLIVAAGVAGGLLIGVGLLVLTSPGPVQFGRRLSDKLWGKRASDHPDGPAAIVQPGGRRAADPPAPSPQPQASGRERRSGRGRRASDYSPTDGPPEGQPDRRGGGAPIPPLPDTGASPPMSDNPTSAQ